The DNA sequence taatgagaccaatcattttaaattttcgtttttacagtgtagtAATCTGGCCCAGAATATTGTTGTATAAAATATCTTAATCTGCTAATCAAAAGGTGTTACAGAAATTGGCAAACTAGCCAGGAGCAAGTGGATGATTTTTGAGTGAGTTATTTTAATTTGTGAATGGAAATAATAACGGATGAAGGAGCTAAGGTTCCCAATTCGGTTATTATAGTGGGTTAACTAAGTCTGTGGCTGATAATGAAATTCAGAGCTATTTGGAGTCGCATGGATCCATTAACAAGGTTATTTACATTGATAAACCAGACTCTGAGTTTCATAACAATGCAATAGTTGAGTTCACATTTGGAACTGCAATGCAAACGCTCAGCCCTTTGTTACCGTTTGAATACAGAAGTCCCACTTCACCTGATGTAACATTCCATGTCCATGCACTTGTGAGCGTTTTTCCCCTACCGCTGCTCAGAGTGCAACTAAAGGTACATTTCGTCACCCTTAAAATAATGGCCCAAGTCATATTTTCAAGTGGTTCAGAAACAGAAAAAACTGAACCATATATAGAGTATATGATATTTATGAATCATTTCAAACAAAAAGGTTATGACAATAGATGGACTATTGATATACAAATAATGACGTCAGTCAATTGTGTAACATGAGAGGATATGACTTAGGCCAATTTGTGAAGTACACAATTGTAATAGGTTAACTCTTAGCTAAAACCAAACAAATGGCAGATAAACTTTCCTCTGTGATAATATGAAAGATTTTTCAACGTGCACGATAAAGCACAATTTAACAGCTTAACAGAACGCTGAGGAGGCATGTGCATCTCCTCACTTCTCCCTCCAGCTTATCTGAGCAGGGTTTTTATTGTAAAATAATCTATCAAATGAACCTTTATTCTCAGTTATTTGACTGATGCCTATTGATGAGGCAATATGTTGAAGAAGGGATGACACACGATCGGCATGACATGTTTCATGGATTTAAGGTCCTGGAACTTTCTTCCTTGATTTGCAGAGCATATGGAAACATTATCCATGCCATCGGCTCTTTTGGCACCTGTATCCTCTGTGGCAGTGCTTCCCATGCAGTGTTCTCTGAAAAGGATAGCTTGAAATGCACCTTGCCATCGCTGCTAAACTGAAGAGCCTGCAGATCATGCACAGTCGGATCTCCAGCTTCTTGCCTGGTCTGATGCTCAAGAAGTAAGAATCATTCAGACTCAGGAATTCATCATGCTTGAGCACCTTGACATGGTAGGGTTGATTGTCGGATTCTTGCCGTCTGGATTTGATTACATAGTCTCTGTGGGTGAAGATATCCACGACCATTTGCGTTCAATGGTAATGCATGCTGTCACactccatttgtgtgtgcactgcaACAAGGTATTCTGTGTTAGTAGTACCCCGTGTTTCCTGGCAAGCTCAGAGTCTGCATTTGCCACAGTTCCATTTCTGTTCTGATAACCACAGCCATCACTCCACACAATTATCTCCTTTATTCTAGATGGTCTTTGATCACACCTTCAAAATGGCGATATTGTAAATGTGTGAAAACCTCACTATTCAGGCCACCCTCTGATTCGTCCCAAGTCAGTGGAGGCTTCTTcattgaggagaggaggaagatcctccttaacattgctgagaaaaaaaatgtagattgcccagactactgtaatgaattaatgtcCTTAAATATGAccactttaatgcctttgaatatataatgtttgtttccctgggtaaagggacattagcaccccccatcgccttttgacaattacttcagggaggaaggtcctccctcagcctccgttgactcccattcatttcccagaAAGTACTGGTGGGCGGTGattaacatgggtttcaatgggagagagtgggtgtgaccttacaggcgtctgattcgcgcaaaaatctagttgcgctgcgctatgaaccataagcaggatccctggctggtgagcagtgtgccagattgggcagatatcccacccaattgggctacttttaaccacgttagGCTGGggaaattatcattgggcgggatatttgcccaatctggcaacgctgtcgataacaaacccgctctgcctgcatTGCCGCTCATGAGAggcaaagcaggtgaaatcatctgaaggataacgaaattctaacatttgcaaataaagtgtacaatggaaacattggaaacagaggtcattgttcatgtttaattacacaaagcattccattcattgagttacagtgctaagttagcgaccaaagaaaaatgtagACCACaatcgagatcaccaaaagtaatggcaacgtcagtgttgtgggtgctacatggcttgctaggtactcatggcttactggaAGCATTACTACCAATCGAgtgtattgctggccctgtttgctaatgaataatggcaaatctccagcgtgggctgttcatggtttccctgacgtgaaaaatcttgatagggcaaccaaacgccacgactagtgtcaagttcacgttggtgctgctatgcgactttccttgctaggcaccatgcctatagatcaggttgaatctagaataatgttctcgttcttttactagtttgttactctgaccgttctgtttgatattgtggaaattgtgtggaaagggtgaatgattcagagcatgttgcattttaaatggcatcacttttggtcagtcttttcttaaaacaattgttactgaaaataaacatagctatattacaaccaataacttcagtcatttttgggcaaaaataggcccagatttttttatttacttttacaaatcaagagtaggcctgatttgaaaattgggctttgcatcctttccttctgcccttgtagtccatttcaaagacatgctgcccaccagctttcaaattacagtgatgccactggtggctttgtatcaaatttattcacataactatccctccatactattttgtagttcaccaaaacaccctgaaacaacttgagtctcacattcttatgccaccatacacaaacagtgcaagcaggccaatggcaaccaagcgcgcagtccttcctccctcactttaaaaactaccagccgccactgtCCCAAGTATAGCAGTAGCCTTCCTTTGATTCCAAGTTGAAGAGGGTAAAGTTATGGATCTGTGGTTTCGTTTTGTAATAAATGCTGCTGGCTTGGGTTTTTGGAGACAGCAGCACGGCTTGCAAATCCATTGTCAAAACGGACTGCTCATTGTTTGCAGAATCCTTGTCGCGGGATTTCTCTTGCCTCCCTTCATCTTTCTTGGCGACATGTGCATCATACTCAACCTTACTGATATTCCCATGCTTGAATGAAACACAAACATCACACTGATCTTTTCACGGTATGAATACGGAATAGTTTTCTTCATGGAACACATCTGTGAAATGTCGTATCCCAACCGCCCTcacttcaattcaattcaattttatttgtgtagcccttaatcacccttacagtctcaaagggcttaacaggccaaatatttgtgacacccccctttacccatgccaagaaaaaactcccttgaatcagcaaggaagaaatcttgagaagaaacgcagtgtaggggatcccttcttccagggatggtcaggagtgcaatgggtgccacaaatggcatacaggtaaatacatgtacatcatattaaaatggtgatggggttctggccggttatccatgaggagagtccaggcatccagtccagcacccgcagcacgctacaactgacagaatagtgaattagaacggaaaagtacatagtgggaatgtataatgtaataagaaaagcacaagcaaacagagtagtcttcactacgcatctgttgttttcacactccaaatgcaagattgtagaggtgcgttttgagcttccctttgaatagctccacagagtcagcttccctgatcactgatggcagcctattccataaaaagggggctcgataggcaaatgctctctgtccagccgatttctttttaaccttcggcaatgaaagaaggccgtctcccgaagaccggagagaccgagaaggactataaggaataatcaggtccttcaggtacaatggagatagtccaggcaaggctttataggttagcaatagcaccttaaagtctgctctgaaagttattggtagccaatgtaaagaggcgagaataggtgtaatatgatcaaactttctcgttctggtcagcaatctagctgccgcattgtgtaccagctgtagactctttgtagtagagttcggtaatcccgagaacagtgcattgcaatagtccagtcttgacgagacaaacgcatgaatcagtgtctctgcatccactacagataacattgatctgattcttgcaatgtttctcaaatggaaaaaggcaattctagttatacttcttatatgctgatcaaagcatagttgagggtcaaacaagacaccaagatttctgacggatgcactctgtgggatggcgaagccatccaaccacagagagacatcctcaaacttttcccggtcccgcttcgagccgataatcatcagctctgtcttcccagtattaagctgtaggaagttttgtgacatccagcccttcacagcagccaaacaggacTCAACCGTTTGAATCTGGGCAGaatccccggaatctacaggaatgtagagctgggtgtcatcc is a window from the Gadus chalcogrammus isolate NIFS_2021 chromosome 8, NIFS_Gcha_1.0, whole genome shotgun sequence genome containing:
- the LOC130387752 gene encoding uncharacterized protein LOC130387752 produces the protein MLPLGDVIRGFGISFHCYADDTQLYIPVDSGDSAQIQTVESCLAAVKGWMSQNFLQLNTGKTELMIIGSKRDREKFEDVSLWLDGFAIPQSASVRNLGVLFDPQLCFDQHIRSITRIAFFHLRNIARIRSMLSVVDAETLIHAFVSSRLDYCNALFSGLPNSTTKSLQLVHNAAARLLTRTRKFDHITPILASLHWLPITFRADFKVLLLTYKALPGLSPLYLKDLIIPYSPSRSLRSSGDGLLSLPKVKKKSAGQRAFAYRAPFLWNRLPSVIREADSVELFKGKLKTHLYNLAFGV